Proteins from a single region of Argopecten irradians isolate NY chromosome 7, Ai_NY, whole genome shotgun sequence:
- the LOC138327428 gene encoding heat shock 70 kDa protein 12A-like, with amino-acid sequence MAQKPVGKHETLNPGITTRRIKVRNLKDIPYLMVAAIDFGSTFSGYAFSTKLDHKLDPLKVSQMTWTAKSGGLLSLKTSSAVLFDASETLHSFGFDAEDKYAALMEKNLHETWYFFRRFKMSLYDEQNVSRAMKLTASNGRQMTAMKVFTSSIGFLKDHLLQRCKTQGTQIEMQDIRWVLTVPAIWDDRAKQFMRECAVQAGIPNAQLVLSLEAEAAALFCKYLPLSEMAVGKAGNVSVFKPRAKYLVLDVGGGTVDITVHEVQSDLKLKELYMANGGEWGGTMVDKEFFNLLSEILGENVIQKFREYNQADTLELHRAFETKKRSISSTTDPKITFTLPVSLLDTFEQINPGQDVSAKIKSNSKFDKNLTWKMDRMRLSSNIAKDLFSKSVKKIVDHVIDLLHQPQVEQIQAILLVGGYSECPLLQEEIKKEFPSKRLIIPNEAGLAVLKGAVINGHELEAVTERISRLTYGVGSNMPFIQGTHDENRKFTDDDGKTLCSGCFSVHVRYGERVPVGLTGHSERYWVMDENQTELPIVFYTTKNPDPLYIDEEGCKMIGEVIVVMENTERGLNRGVDVEFTFGGAEIEVTAYDINTREEQNAYFNFLG; translated from the exons aTGGCACAAAAACCTGTCGGTAAACATGAAACTTTGAATCCAGGCATAACGACCAGACGGATAAAG GTAAGAAACCTGAAGGACATACCATATCTAATGGTAGCAGCAATAGACTTTGGATCCACGTTTTCTGGTTATGCTTTTTCTACCAAGTTAGATCACAAACTAGATCCACTTAAAGTGTCCCAGATGACGTGGACAGCGAAGTCCGGAGGTCTGCTTTCTTTGAAAACGTCTAGTGCCGTACTCTTTGATGCCAGTGAAACACTCCATTCCTTTGGATTTGACGCCGAGGATAAATACGCAGCATTGATGGAGAAAAACCTTCACGAGACCTGGTACTTCTTCCGTCGCTTCAAAATGAGTCTTTATGACGAGCAG AATGTATCGAGGGCTATGAAATTGACAGCAAGCAATGGTAGACAGATGACTGCAATGAAAGTGTTTACAAGTTCGATTGGCTTCCTGAAAGATCATTTATTACAACGATGTAAGACTCAAGGGACCCAGATCGAGATGCAGGACATCCGCTGGGTCCTGACTGTGCCTGCTATTTGGGACGACCGGGCGAAACAGTTTATGAGGGAATGTGCTGTACAG GCAGGGATCCCTAATGCCCAGTTAGTGCTGTCCTTAGAAGCAGAGGCCGCTGCTCTGTTTTGTAAATATCTACCATTAAGTGAGATGGCCGTGGGCAAAGCTGGAAACGTGTCTGTGTTCAAGCCAAGGGCAAAGTATCTGGTGTTGGATGTTGGAG GTGGTACTGTGGATATCACAGTACATGAAGTGCAAAGTGACCTGAAACTGAAGGAGCTATACATGGCGAATGGAGGCGAGTGGGGAGGAACAATGGTCGACAAGGAATTCTTCAACTTGCTTTCAGAGATCCTTGGAGAAAATGTTATTCAGAAATTTAGGGAATATAATCAAGCTGATACTCTGGAACTACATAGGGCGTTTGAAACTAAAAAGCGAAGTATAAGTTCTACTACAGACCCTAAGATAACGTTCACACTTCCTGTCAGTCTACTCGACACCTTCGAGCAAATCAACCCCGGCCAAGACGTGTCCGCTAAAATCAAATCGAACAGcaaatttgacaaaaatctTACATGGAAAATGGATAGAATGCGATTAAGTTCAAATATTGCAAAGGACTTATTTTCTAAATCCGTGAAAAAAATCGTTGATCACGTAATCGACCTGTTGCATCAACCACAAGTAGAACAGATCCAGGCCATACTCCTAGTCGGTGGCTACTCCGAATGTCCACTTCTACAGGAGGAAATCAAAAAAGAGTTCCCAAGCAAACGTCTCATCATTCCCAATGAAGCAGGACTGGCCGTACTGAAGGGGGCTGTAATCAACGGACATGAGCTAGAGGCGGTCACTGAGCGGATCAGCAGATTGACATACGGGGTAGGCAGTAACATGCCGTTTATCCAGGGAACACACGATGAAAACCGAAAATTCACCGATGATGACGGAAAAACTTTGTGTTCTGGTTGCTTCAGCGTGCACGTGAGGTATGGTGAACGAGTGCCGGTAGGACTGACTGGTCATTCTGAGAGATATTGGGTAATGGATGAAAACCAAACTGAGCTCCCAATCGTATTTTACACGACAAAGAATCCGGACCCTTTGTACATCGACGAGGAAGGCTGTAAAATGATAGGGGAGGTCATCGTGGTTATGGAGAATACAGAGAGAGGGTTAAATCGTGGTGTAGATGTGGAATTCACTTTCGGCGGAGCAGAGATTGAGGTCACTGCATACGACATTAACACTCGCGAGGAACAAAACGCATATTTCAATTTCCTAGGCTAG